A segment of the Aureliella helgolandensis genome:
CTATGCCAAAGTTTAGTGTCGAACGCTCGATCGAAATTTCTAAGACACCAGAAGAGGTCTACGAAAGTGTCGTGGACTTCGGTACCTGGACAAAGTGGTCGCCTTGGCTGTGTATGGAACCCGATGCCACAGTTACCGTGACGCCTGACCGTTCCTCGGTAGGTTCGGTTTATGCTTGGGATGGCGACGTGGTTGGGGCTGGAGAGATCGAGCACCAAACGCTTGATCCCAACCGACACATTGAAGAGGAAATTCGTTTCTCTAAGCCATTTGCATCCAAATCGAAAGTGGAATTTGAGTTTGTTGCCGTACCCAACGGCACGCGGTTGACATGGCGCATGTCAGGTTCGTTGCCTTGGTTCCTATTCTGGATGACGTCTCAGATGGAGTCCTTCATTGGAATGGATTACGAGCGGGGCTTGAAGATGTTCAAGGAATGGATCGAGACGGGAGACGTTTTGTCCACGACAACGGTTCATGGAATTGCATCGGTGGGACCATTGCAGGTGGCCGGAGTGCGCAAACAGTGTCATCGTGACGAGATCGGTTCAGCCATGACGGGGGCTTTCGAGGAAGCAACTCGGTTGCTCGCACAGCACGTTTCGTCGCCCTGCGGTGAGATGGTTTCGGTCTACCATTGCTTCGACATCAAGAAGCAAACCTTTGATTTTACGAGTGGTGTTGTGCTACCTGAGATGCTCGATACGTTGCCTCCATCGCTTTCGCGTTGGTCACTCCCCGCGTGCGATGCACTGCATGTTACCCACATTGGAAGCTACGAGCACTTGGGGAACGCCTGGAGCGCCGTCCATGCGCATGCGCGTGCCAAGAAACGAAAGCCAAGCAAGCTTGGAAGCTACGAAGTCTACAAGAACAACCCGCAGGATACGGATCCAAGCGAGTTGCGAACCGAGATCTATTTGCCCCTGCGCTAAACAGCTGTCTGGCGTTGCGCAGGGAAATCCAGTGCTGGCCAGAAACGATGCGACGCATGCACGAGCTCTAGCGAATCGCAACCTGCGGAAGGTTTTTCGGTTTCGCGCGCTTTTCACGCCACCACGCTAGTGCTATCTGGGAAGTTCCAGGGAAGCATTCAGTGGCTCGACGGCTTCTTCAAATTGCATCCCGCCGCGAAACGGGTTGTGGGTTGAAGAGTGAAAAGAGTTTTAACGTGAAGGGGCGTTCCTCTAGCTTGCCTGCAGCGGCAATCACTTTGCGTGGCTCGCGCCGCGGGTTGCAAGTTCAATGAGCCTGTCATCAATGCCGGGGCAGCTCCTGTGGCAATGCGATCCGCGGTGCGATTTTAGCATTGAGATTGGAACTGCCTTTAAAATCATTAGGCCATTGAGCAGCTCCGAGCATCGCCCTCAATCTCGGACGAAATTTCAGGCGATGGAGCAAGACGCTGGCCTGTGAGGCCAGCTGGCTTAGGGCTTCTCCCAGCCCACCGGCTGGGTCCAAGCCTGTTGCTTCTGATCAGCGATGGACGGATCGGTGTGCGCAATACTGCTTGTCACCAAAGCGCGGACATACAGCTCATTACCGGTCATCTGATAGCTAGGGTGGCGTCCCGACGTGCGTTGAACAACCTTGCCAATCGCATCGGCGGTTGGGAGTTCTCCGGGCTTGTCTGATTTCAGCGTGGCGATGAACTGCGTTTCAAAAGTGGCTTCCGGAGCACCCTGGATATCTAGCGAAAGCGTCCGCGACTCTGCATCGAAGTCCACGGCTCCAAGCGTTACGCCACTGGAGGCATAAAAATTGGCCGACTTCATGGCGAGAATGAGGTACTCGGGGGTCAAGAATGGGGATTGGACCATGACCCAGCCACGACCTGGCCGTGCGCCCGGTTTTCCATGGTATTCATGGCTATCATCTGTTGCGATTCCAAGCAAGGGTTCCGCATCTAGTACGGCTAAGCGGATGGCGTTGGCCACATCCCACATGTGC
Coding sequences within it:
- a CDS encoding SRPBCC family protein, which codes for MPKFSVERSIEISKTPEEVYESVVDFGTWTKWSPWLCMEPDATVTVTPDRSSVGSVYAWDGDVVGAGEIEHQTLDPNRHIEEEIRFSKPFASKSKVEFEFVAVPNGTRLTWRMSGSLPWFLFWMTSQMESFIGMDYERGLKMFKEWIETGDVLSTTTVHGIASVGPLQVAGVRKQCHRDEIGSAMTGAFEEATRLLAQHVSSPCGEMVSVYHCFDIKKQTFDFTSGVVLPEMLDTLPPSLSRWSLPACDALHVTHIGSYEHLGNAWSAVHAHARAKKRKPSKLGSYEVYKNNPQDTDPSELRTEIYLPLR